The following are encoded in a window of Gemmatimonadales bacterium genomic DNA:
- a CDS encoding ATP-dependent 6-phosphofructokinase, with translation MRIAISTGGGDAPGLNAVIRAVVLAAHQRGWQCYGIRRGFGGLLGNDGIMTLNSTAVRGITHLGGTILGTTNRGNPFRWATPQADGSLTEVDRSDDLVAAFRASGFDALVSIGGDGSLKIAHDLWKQGLPVVGVPKTIDNDVEGTLVTFGFDSAVTTATEAIDKLHTTAESHDRVMVVELMGRDTGWIALNSAVSASADVVLVPEIPFEIERVCDAIRLREATGRHYSIVVVAEGARPKGGDALLVERRAAGTVDRLGGIGSRVAAAIAERTGKETRTLVLGHLQRGGSPTTFDRLLALRFGTAAVRAIAAEQFGCMVAYTPPTISTVPLADVIGRTKCVPLDSDTIQTARDIGISLGD, from the coding sequence ATGCGCATCGCCATCTCCACCGGCGGCGGGGACGCGCCAGGCCTGAACGCGGTCATTCGCGCCGTGGTCCTGGCGGCGCACCAGCGCGGGTGGCAGTGCTATGGCATCCGGCGCGGCTTCGGTGGACTGCTTGGCAACGACGGCATCATGACGCTCAACAGCACCGCCGTGCGCGGCATCACCCACCTGGGCGGGACAATCCTCGGTACCACCAATCGTGGCAACCCGTTCCGCTGGGCAACCCCGCAGGCGGACGGGTCGCTCACCGAGGTGGACCGATCCGACGACCTGGTCGCCGCCTTCCGCGCCAGCGGGTTCGACGCGCTCGTGTCCATCGGCGGTGACGGCAGCCTGAAGATCGCGCATGACCTCTGGAAACAGGGGCTGCCGGTGGTGGGCGTACCGAAGACGATCGACAACGACGTCGAGGGGACCCTGGTCACCTTCGGATTTGACAGCGCGGTGACGACCGCCACCGAGGCGATCGACAAGCTCCACACCACCGCCGAGAGCCACGACCGGGTGATGGTCGTCGAGTTGATGGGTCGGGACACCGGGTGGATCGCGTTGAACAGTGCCGTCTCGGCGAGCGCCGACGTCGTCCTGGTGCCGGAGATTCCCTTCGAGATTGAGCGGGTGTGCGACGCAATCCGGCTTCGGGAGGCCACCGGACGGCACTACAGCATCGTGGTGGTGGCGGAGGGCGCGCGGCCCAAGGGTGGGGACGCCCTCCTCGTCGAGCGGCGGGCGGCGGGGACGGTGGACCGGCTCGGCGGCATCGGGAGCCGCGTGGCGGCGGCCATCGCCGAGCGGACCGGAAAGGAGACCCGCACCCTGGTGCTCGGGCACCTGCAGCGGGGCGGCAGTCCCACGACGTTCGACCGCCTGCTCGCCCTGCGCTTCGGCACGGCGGCCGTGCGTGCTATTGCCGCCGAGCAGTTCGGCTGCATGGTCGCCTACACGCCGCCGACCATTTCCACCGTTCCCCTGGCCGATGTCATCGGCCGCACCAAGTGCGTCCCGCTCGATTCGGACACAATCCAGACGGCGCGCGACATCGGCATCAGCCTCGGCGACTGA
- a CDS encoding aminodeoxychorismate/anthranilate synthase component II, which produces MILLLDNYDSFVWNLARYVRELGREPLVRRNDALTVEDIAALAPTHIIVSPGPCTPAEAGISIAAIRRFGPTVPILGVCLGHQAIGAAYGAWVVRAARPMHGKTSDVSHDGTGLFARLPNPFTATRYHSLALERTSLPEDLQVIGTAEDGEIMGVRHRTHPVVGTQFHPESVLTEVGHRIVERFLAGGW; this is translated from the coding sequence GTGATCCTCCTCCTCGACAACTACGACTCCTTCGTCTGGAACCTGGCCCGGTATGTCCGTGAACTCGGCCGGGAGCCACTGGTCCGCCGGAACGACGCACTGACGGTCGAAGACATCGCCGCACTGGCGCCGACGCACATCATCGTCTCCCCGGGACCGTGCACCCCCGCGGAAGCGGGCATCTCGATCGCAGCCATCCGGCGGTTTGGACCCACCGTCCCGATCCTCGGCGTCTGCCTCGGCCACCAGGCGATTGGTGCCGCCTACGGGGCGTGGGTCGTCCGCGCCGCCCGTCCGATGCACGGCAAGACCTCAGACGTGTCCCACGATGGGACCGGACTCTTCGCCCGGCTTCCGAATCCCTTCACGGCGACGCGCTATCACTCGCTGGCACTGGAGCGCACCTCCCTCCCCGAGGACCTGCAGGTGATCGGGACGGCGGAGGATGGCGAAATCATGGGGGTTCGACATCGCACGCATCCGGTGGTGGGCACGCAATTCCACCCCGAGTCGGTCCTCACCGAGGTCGGGCACCGGATCGTGGAGCGTTTTCTGGCGGGAGGGTGGTAG